AACTCGAGCGCCTCCGAGGCCGACATGTCGAGCACCTCGTAGATGTTCTTCCCGCGGAACCGGACCTCGAGCGTTTCGTGGTTATAGCGCCTTCCCTTGCAGACCTCGCAGGTCACGTACACGTCCGGGAGGAAGTGCATCTCGATCTTCTTGATGCCGTCGCCCTCGCAGGACTCGCAGCGCCCTCCCGGGACATTGAACGAGAACCTTCCTGCCTTGTACCCGCGCGCCTTCGACTCGGGGAGCCCCGTGAAAAGCTCGCGGATGGGGGTGAAAACCCCGGTGTAGGTCGCGGGGTTCGAGCGGGGCGTGCGCCCTATGGGGGACTGGTCGATGTCGATGACCTTGTCGATCTGCTCTACGCCCGAAATTTTCGTGAACTTGCCGGGGTGCTCCTTGGATTTCATCACCAGCGCCGAAAGCGCGCGGTACAGGATCTCGATGACGAGCGTCGATTTTCCGGAGCCCGATACGCCCGTCACGCAGGTGAGCACCCCCAGCGGGAAGCGGGCGTTCACGTCGCGCAGGTTGTTTTCCTTCGCGCCGGTGATCTCTATAAAGCCCCGGGGTTCCCTTCTGCGGAGCGGGATCTCGATCCTGAATGTTCCCGCGAGATATTTCCCGGTGAGCGATTTTGGGTTGCGCGCGATCTCGTCGGGCGTGCCCTTCGCGATTATGTAGCCGCCGGCGAACCCGGCCCCAGGCCCCAGGTCGACGACGTAGTCGGCCTCGCGGATGGTTTCCTCGTCGTGCTCGACCACGATCACGGTGTTGCCCAGGTCGCGCAGGTACTTGAGCGTATCCAGGAGCTTCCGGTTGTCCCTCTGGTGGAGACCGATACTGGGCTCGTCCAGGATGTAGAGCACGCCCATGAGGCTCGAGCCTATCTGCGTCGCGAGTCGTATGCGCTGCGCCTCCCCCCCAGACAGGGTCCCGGCGGCGCGGTCGAGCGTGAGGTAGTCGATGCCCACGTCTTTCAGAAAATTCAACCGTGTGCGGATCTCCTTGAGCACCTGGGTCGCGATCTTCATCTCGGTCTCGGTGAGCTCGATGGACCCGAAAAAGCCGTGCGCGTCGCGTATGGAATAGCCCGTCACTTCGTGGATGTTCTTCCCGGCGACGCGCACCGCGAGGCTTTCCGGCCGAAGCCGCATGCCCCCGCAGGCGTCGCACACGCGGTTCTCCATGAAGCGCTCCATCCATTCGCGCATGTCCTCGGACTTCGTCTCGCGGTAGCGGCGCTCCAGGTTGGGGATCACGCCCTCGAATGTCCGGGCGAACTTGAACTGCGCGTCCTCGCGCTTGATGTCGTA
The nucleotide sequence above comes from Spirochaetota bacterium. Encoded proteins:
- the uvrA gene encoding excinuclease ABC subunit UvrA: MDVIRIKGAREHNLKNISIDLPRESLVVITGLSGSGKSSLAFDTIYAEGQRRYVESLSAYARQFLGIMEKPDVDLIDGLSPAISIEQKTTHRNPRSTVGTVTEIYDYLRLLFARVGIPYCPQCGKRISSQSVDQITESMLTLPPGSKIQVMAPVVRGRKGEHGDRFEFARKSGFARVRVDGQQRSLDEEIKLDKNKKHNIEIVVDRIVLKDAIRSRLADSVETAIELAEGLVVVDVNGQERLYSTSLSCPDCGISIPELSPRMFSFNSPYGACETCSGLGYLMQFSPELVVGDPEKSLYEGALEVWGKTISYWYREQLEALEKNFQFDGSRPWKDLPKKIKDVILFGTGGKKIRYDIKREDAQFKFARTFEGVIPNLERRYRETKSEDMREWMERFMENRVCDACGGMRLRPESLAVRVAGKNIHEVTGYSIRDAHGFFGSIELTETEMKIATQVLKEIRTRLNFLKDVGIDYLTLDRAAGTLSGGEAQRIRLATQIGSSLMGVLYILDEPSIGLHQRDNRKLLDTLKYLRDLGNTVIVVEHDEETIREADYVVDLGPGAGFAGGYIIAKGTPDEIARNPKSLTGKYLAGTFRIEIPLRRREPRGFIEITGAKENNLRDVNARFPLGVLTCVTGVSGSGKSTLVIEILYRALSALVMKSKEHPGKFTKISGVEQIDKVIDIDQSPIGRTPRSNPATYTGVFTPIRELFTGLPESKARGYKAGRFSFNVPGGRCESCEGDGIKKIEMHFLPDVYVTCEVCKGRRYNHETLEVRFRGKNIYEVLDMSASEALE